GCTGGATTCCCTGGGCTCCTGAGGCCCTGTTTCCTCACCTTCATCACTCCTGGAAGAAGGCTGCAGATTCCAGGATTGGAGCCCCGAGAAACAACTCGCATGCTCCCTTTCTGggcattccagaaaaaaaattagaaaaaacccCAAAGACTACTGTCCACACAGCAGCCCGCAGCCGTGACTGCAATCGCTCAATTACACGGTTATTCACCAAGTACAGATTATAGGCCTCCTTAGCCAACGGCTCCGTGACTCGACCAGATAaaactaaacaagaaaaaaagcccGACATGCAAGCGCTGGATGTTTTCTCAGCATATGGCAGCATTTAGTCCCAGTCAGCAAAAAAtaggaacaaaacaaaactgtgagcaagtcttggctttgttttttttgcCTGCTTTGTTTGGCTTCACAAGGATGTGGATAATGTGAGACCCAGGCTTGCTAATGAGGAGCAAGACTTGTTTGAAAATTCttgataaaaaaaatcataaagaaatgggatagctatttgttgtttttgttcttcagttcactttttaaattgaagtatagttaatttgggcttccctggtgagtcaggtggtaaagaacccgcctgcaatgcaggagacgtgggttcgattcctgggttgggaagatcctctggaggagggaaaggctacccactccagtattctggcctggagaatccccatggacagaggagcttggtgggctacagtccatggggtcccaaaaagttagACACAGCCGAGTGAGTGAgtgcagcacagcacagcacacacacacacacgcacacacacaacacacatagacgtgcacacatgtacacacatacacatgcacgtgcacacgcacacacacacacatgtgcgcacacacaacacactcacatacacgtgcacacacactcacacatgtgcacacatgtgcacagagGTCTGGATGTGAGGCTTAGAATCAAGCCTTGGAAAAGGTGAGGAAAAAGCCATGGTAGCAACTGTCCTGCGCTGGATGCCTTCAGGCTCCCCGTCACCCCTCGTCTCTGGAGAAGGGCTGCTGGCGCGTCTGCCTGGAGCTCAGGGAACTGGACACGGACGCTGAGCCGCTGATCCAGGGCAGGAGCCGAGAATGAGGGAGTGAAGCCTTCAGACACGACTGCGACGGGCCCAGAAACAGAAACCGAAGGAAAGGCTGACCCCCGTCCCATCTTCCTCCCTGCAGCAGTGATCGCCAGTTTGGATGCGAGCGGGCCAGGGGCCGTGCCTCTGTGAGGGCACACTGAGGCTGGCTCAGGGACGGCCAGGGGAGGGGAAGGCGGGGAGTGGGCGGTGTCCTGGCTCAGGGTGTGGCGGGGTCTCAAGGTCCCCCCGGCTTCTGTCCTGTGAGGAAGCCTATCTCCTGAAGAAGCCTGTCCCCACCCAAGGCTGCGGAGAGAGACACCAGGAAAGGAAGCGCCAAGGCTGGGACTGCCAGCACCGTGGGCCCTCCGTGTCTGCGTATCCCTCATCCTTGCATTCAACTCACTGTGGGAAAAGGctccagaaaattccaaaaagcgAAACTTGAATTtgcaacctccctccccactggcAACCGTTCCCATAGCGTCAACAGTATATTAGGTGCTGTAATTAACCTGGAGATGATTGAAGTGAACAGGAGGGTGTGTGAAGGTCACAAGCAGAGAGTTTTGAGTAAGGGGCTTGAGCATCCTATAATTTTAGCATCCGCAGGGGGTCCTGGAGCCGAGCCTCCCCCTCCAGACACTGAGAGACAAGGGAGTGAAATGCCAGCAGGCCAGGGGGACCCTTCAGAGTCTGTGGTGCGTGGCTGCCAGCAGGCCTGGCCTGGGACCTGCCAGGAAAAGCCTTGCAACTGCGGATGGCCAGGCCTAAGAAATCACGCCGAGGTTGTTCACCAGGAGCTGGCCTCCTCAACATTGCATAGGCATCATGCCCAAGGCTGTCCTGTCCTGAGTGGCAAAGCTCTCCCTGAACCAGCTCGAAGCTGCTGGCAGTACCCAGAGCTCCCCTCCTCTCTGTCCGTCCACCCCGGGCCCTGTCTCTGGGGACCCTGCACATAAAGAGCCCAGCGTCTCCCTTCTGGGTCCGCACCCCCTCTGAGGCCAGGAGGGGAGGCGCTCACATTGAGGCATCAGGTCTAGGAGGCAGCAGCGAAAACTGAAAGACGTTATCTACCAGCAGTGACAGATGACTCCATTAACATTTGTCACATATGCATGGGTTATTTTATCAGGAGAGTGCAGGAAAGAGCAGAGGACAAATAAACCACAGGGCAGGAGAGGGTAAGGACATGTGCAGCGGCTTCTAAACAAGTGTGTGAGATAAATGATGCTAATGCGGCTGTTGTCCTGGGGCAAGCCTGGGGGGACGCGTCTGGGCTGTCAAGGCTGCCTGCCCAGTGCCTGCCTGATGCCATTATAATCTCTTTAAAGTTTTCTCATCCTTAATGATGGTGGATTAATTTAGGGCAATAACAGTATGGATTAAACTGTATATAATTGtgttattttggctgtgctgggtcctcgttgctgTGCAGGTTTTTCCTTAGCTGCAGCGAGTGGGAGCTCCTCCCTAGTTGCGGTGCCCGGGTTTCTCGTGGCGGCGGCTTCTCCTGTCACAGAGCACACACCCTCTAGGCAaacaggcttcagaagttgcagttcgagctccagagcacaggctcgatagttgtggcacaggggctcagttgcCTCGTTGCGTGTGGGATCTACCCGGATCAGGGCTCAAACCccgcgtcttctgcattggcaggcagattctttaccaccgcgcCTCGGgagatgtgctgtgtgctgtgctcagtcgctcagtcgtgtctgactccttgtgaccccatggactgcagccccctaggctcctctgtccatgggattctccaggcaagaacactggagtgggttgccatgccctcctccaggggatcttccctacccagggatctaacccaggtctcccacattgcaggcagattctgagccaccggggaagcccaactCATCAGGAGGTAAATAATGCTAATTTTTttagggaagccccacaaaatcTTTGACTACAGTGTGTAGAACAAAGTAATTACTCAGGATACGCTGGTGGtgtggtttttattattttcatctgaGTCCTGCCTTGCTCAAGTCCTAGAGCAAAGCTTTGTCTGTGTAGATTTGCTCAGTGCGTTAATGGGTTTTTGCAAAGGTGGATGTAAAGCAGATTCATTGTCAGCTGTGGATTTCACTGGTAGTTCTTCCTCTTCATGCCTGGGCACGTGGTCTGAGTGTGGGCAGTCTCCTCCTTGGGTCTCACGCTCTCCCTGCATTCCATTGTGATTGTCTGGAGCTGTATCTCTGCTTGAGTCTGGGAGGAAGTTTGCATCTTGCATAAAAGAAACCAGGTCGGGTGGCTGAGGTTAAGCCCTCCCCGGCATCCATACAGAGCCGGTCTTTCTGTGTGGAATTCTCTACCTGGAAGTGGAAGCTGGTGTGAAGTGGTGGCTCATGGTtagaatgaaaagagagaaaaacagaagcttCTCCACACACTGCCAGGCCACACATGATACACGACGGATGGTTTCTTCACCAGAAGTCACACTAGCCTGTGTGCAGGGAGGGTGTGCTGGGGCAGCATCGGATAGCTGTCGACCCCACGTCCTCCTAGAAAGAGACCTGGATACCTCTTGTCTTCCTCTGCTGGTTGATGGACGTGGTCATGGACTCCAGATTTCAAGGATATTTTTATGAAGTGGAGATAAATGAAGTAGAATCCCTTGGTTGGAAATCATGAAGGGGAATTTGGTTTAAGAAAGGCCAGACAGCCTTATCTATAAGGGGCCAGAGAGTGAATATTTTCGGCTTTCTGAGCTGTCGAGTCGCAGTCATAACTGGTCAGCTCTGCTGCTACGGCCCCAAAGGCACAGTAAAAAATGTGCTAACAAATGCACGTGTTTGCCTTTCccataaaactttatataaaaaaCCAGGAAGCTCAGGTTTGACCTGAGAGCCGTAGTGTGTGAATCCCTGGCTTAagagagatgggaaaggctaaaatataaaattctgccTATGTCATTGTGAATCACAGcagtcagaggaaaaacaagtaGACAATTGAATTAATCAGTGTAGTTGCAAAGGGAGCTGTCTGCCTGGGATGAAGGGGGCGTGTGCCAGAGAGGAGGGGACTGTGCCGTGTGTGCCTGTCCTGTGGCTCAGAAATAAACTTGctgatgtgaaaaaaattaagctCTGGGAATCAGCAAAAAAGGCTAAAGATTACAAATAAAGAAGGAAtagattttgtttttagttttggaGGAAGTTGTGTAGTATAGCCAAAAGTTCAAAGGAAAGGGTAGACCCCCTGCCTGGGGACAGAGCTGTAATGCAAACAGGGGCCGTGACTGCTGACCACACTCACCTGGAAGGGGACCCGGAGGGGGGCCCTTGGCTCTGAGAGGTGCTGGGCAGTGGTGGCAAAAAACCACCCAGACAAAACTGCAGAGAAGGCAGGACTtgcctggttgtccagtggttaagactctgggcttccagtgcagggccaggggttggatccctggtcggggaactaacatctcacatgccttgtgggGCAACCAGAAAGTAAGTCTGGAAAACGGATCCAGGCCCGGAGaacaataaaaacagaagacTGAAAAGCGATCTAAAAGCTTCCAGATGCACACGCTAGTTGTTGCTCAGTGCTGTGACTTGggtagttgttttcttttttattgctgccattcagtcgctgagtcatctccgactctctgtgaccccatggactgtggccccctgggctcctctgtccatgggattctctaggcaagaacactggagtgggttgccatgccctcctccaggggatctgcccgacccagggattgagctcaagTCCCCTGCTttgtgggaggattctttaccactgagccaccagggaagccctttcttatttgtatttttgagtaacttttattataaacatacgttacttttaaaatgaaaaatgaaagctatTTAACATGGAGGAGCAACCTTAGATGTATGCTTAGAAACTGTAAGAAGCCAGGTATTCACTCAGCCTAAGCAGGAATTTCTCACTCTAAGGGTCTGAGCTACAAACTAGGAAGTGTCCCAGGGTAGCAGACACTCACTGCTTATCAGCAGTTTTCCTAATGGTAGAACTTGCCCCCAGCAAATATCCAGTACTTGTcttcccagcttcccttgtggtcaCAGCATGGGCAAGCCACATCCTTGCCAAGGAGAGTTGCTGGGAAATCTGCTCAGTGGTGGCTGGGGGAGGTTCTCcttctggctgtgtgtgtgtgtgtgtgtgtgtgtgtgttgtgggcaGAAACTTCAGCCTTTCGGGGTCAGACGTGCTCCTGTGAGGATGTGGTGTTGGTCCAGTGCCAACTCTTTGGTGACCACGAGGAGCTAACCCCAAGGTCACCATACAGCACTCTGGTGCTGGTAGACCAGAAGGATGGAAAGAGTGGGGTCCTTGACTCATTGACCTGTACCCACCTCCTCCCATGTATCTTCAGAGATCTGAGACAAGTGGACTCAGGGAGGATTCGGTTCTCATTGGGCACTGCAGCTTCTAAGTGGCTCATCCTTCCCAGACTGTTCAGAGAGGCGTGTTGATGGAATGCCTTAAGTTGGGTTAGAGAATGAGCAATTCTCAAGTCCTGGGGAGCTGTTTTAACCCTCACAGCAAGAGGCCACATGCAGTTTTGCAATGTTTATTATCTCCTGTCATTAGAATTTGTTGCCTTAACTATTGGGGGGAATAGAGGTGTTTTCACGTGGCTCGACGGTTTCTCCTTTTCATGGTTGTTGGCGTTCTTCCCCAAGCCCAGTTCTGCGGAAGACAAGGGTAAGTCCTGAAGACCCGCTTCGGTGGGGCAGGAGACGCCCAGTCTCTGCATGTGTGGGCTCAGGGGCAGGTCTCGGGGGAAAACCAGTCTTCGCATCTCCTGTCGGGCAGAGAATAATGGCTAAACAGGAGCTCCCTGCTCATAGTTGGGGGGGAaggatagttaggaagtttggaaTGGTCAGCTTCACCTGGCTCTGTTTAAagtgggtaaccaacaaggacctgctgtacagcacagggaactctgctcagtcttacgtggcagcctggatgggagcgcAGTTTGGGGAATGtgcatgtgtatggctgagtccctttgctgtccaccagaGACTATTTCAGCATTGCTGATCGGTCATGTCAAATAAAGAACCAAATACCAATatcaaatgaaaagtttaaactGAAACAACGGAAAAGAAGCGGCTTCCCGTGCTCCACAGTGGGACCTTGCTTTTACCATCCCTGTGTGCTAGTCTGCACCCGCTGACCCCGGACTCCCAGTCCAccctccccagctcctccccacTGGCGACCACAAGTctggtctctgtgtctgtgaggctgttcctgttttgcagatgagTTTATTTGCACcagattttagattccacatataaatgatatcatatggtatttgtctctgtctggcttagtacgataatctctaggtccatccatactgCTTCAGATGAcattatttggttctttttatggttcagtaatattccactgtatatacgtaccttaattaaaaaacatagaTTAGAGTGTGGGGGCCCAGGGGTGCCTGCTCTGCACAGCAGGCTCACGTCCCGGCTCCAGCTCTGACTAGCAGCCGTCTTGGGCCAATCCCTTAACGTCTAGCCCTTTGTTTCCTCATGGATAAAGCGAGGATGATGCTCACACGATGAGATCATGAAGCCCAAGGCCTTGTGAGGGCTCTGGCACCATACCTGCCCCTCATTAAGGAGTCCACACAAGGATCCTATGGTCTTCGGTTCATGGGGATCCACTCTCCCAGGTGCCCTGTGCGTCGAGAGGCCGTCCCTACCTGGGGACATCATCGTCCTTCAGCAAGGCCTCAGGGAAGGGGGGGCACTGGGTTTAGCAGAAAGCATCTCCAGTTTGGATagccctcctctccttctgggcCCATCAGCTTATGGTGCTGCTATTACTGCTCCATTTTGCTCGTGTTTGTAGCATGTGGCTCAGTTTGCTCACCCTCCCTGAGGGTGGGGTTGAAATTCCATGTCTGGATGCTCCAGCATGCCTGGCTCTGGGCACGTGGACCCTCCGGAGGGAATACTGGTCAGTGGCTGGGAAGATGGGCAGCAGTGACCTGTGAGAGGAGGTGCTGGGGCTGGTTCGTGGGAAAGTCGGTGTGCAGAGTTCTCCGTGTGGCTGCACATTGGAATCATGGGTGGACAGGTGACTAACCATGAGGTTTGCATGAGTTCCAGGGACTTGAGATACTCAGTTTTAAAACCAGGACTGCAGGGTCCTGGGACAGGACTCTTGGTGTTAAAAGATACAAAGTCCCAGGAAAACTGAGCAAGTCAGTCCTGGGGAAACTGGGATGAACTGGCCACTCTACCAGTGGGGCTTTACAGCATGCTGCTGCCCGGGGACTCACCCCCAGAGCTTCTGATCTCTGCTCTGGGGGAGGGAAGATGGGGAGGAGCGTGATTGCCCGGGTGACTGTGAGGTTCAGGGAGGTCTGGGAACTACCGATGGGTAGAAGTTTCTGACCCGGGTTCCGGTGTACACGCTGGAGCTGAGAATGGGTTACAGGCGGCCTGGCATACTGGCCCTCAGCCCTAGGGGCACTGATGGAGTGAGCCCGGATGGGAAGTCCTGCTGAGTGATGATACATAAATATGGGGCATAGAGAACTCATCAAAAAGGGAAATTCTGAGGCCCCACCCAAGACACCCAGGACCCCTTTATGGTAACGACTGCAAGCCTGGGGGATCTGCATGTTCATCAAGCTTCCCAAGTgattcattctgttgtttttgtccctaagtcaagtctgactctttgcaaccccatggactatagcctgccaggctcctctatccatgggattatccaggcaaaaataatggagtgggttgccatttccttctccagggaatcttcccgacccagggactgaacccacgtctctgtgTGTCCTGGActggcaggcggagtctttacttctgagccaccagggatgtcccccaAGTGATTCGTATGCATACTCAAACTTTAGAATGGTAAGAGTGCAGCTCTAGGAAGTACCACAAAGATGTAACAGTAAGAGTTCCAAGGACCTGCCTCCTGGAACAGTCCGACTTGAATTGACCTGGGTCCTGAAGGTGACAGGTGAGGAAGGAGGGGCCAGAACCATCATCACAAAAGATCCCCCTCTCCCCAGACCTCTCCCTCTTCTGGAAATGGCTGTGCTTCTGAACACAAGTGTGGACATCTGCCTTCAGCTCTTTCCCTGAATCTGTGCAGACCTGTGGGTAGACTGGATTTAGTCTCTTGTGACAGTTGGGATTATTCTCAATTCTTACTTTTCCTACCCTGTGGACTTGCAGTGAGCAAAAGTGGAACGAATATATTTCTCTGTAAGCTAGTGAGGGAGAAACAAAGATGCTTGCCGCCGTAAGCACTGAGCTTTAAGGTAATTTGTTTTGCGGCCGGAACTGACTAATGAATCCCTCCAAAGAAAGGAAGCCCTGGGCTTTGTCCCAGTTCTTACTAAAAGACGTTACAACCCTGTGCTAAGAAAAGCTTGCTCACCGTGGTGGCGAGGGCCTGGAAAGGGCAGAAAACCTGTCCAAACTGATAGCACTTGTGAGTGTTGATGTCTCCAAAGCGGCTGCGACGCTCCTTGCGGCCGGCCAGCCTCTTCTCCGTCTTCATGTCCATGAAGTTCTGGAAGGGGCCCTGCTGAGGCAGGTGGGCCGCATGCACCTGTGTGAGAAATCCAAGAAACGAAGGTTCCCGAGCGCCACGGGATCACGGCGAGACCAGGCGGGGGGCTTTTTAGAAGGGGCAGCTCTCATTCAGGCCTCTCATGCAAGAGTTGGGCTTCCGGGTacctctcttcattttctgtatccCCGGGATGCAGATCAAAGggccaaccccccaccccccacacacactaaCCCCCTATGTGTCGCTGGGTCTGGGTCAGTGGCTGGAGGCTCAGGGCGCGAGCTCTAGTGATGATCCCGCCTCTCTCTATGGGACCTCCACTCACCACCCGCCTCTGTggcagattattattattttaaaattttatttggggtgtagttgatttacgatgtcTTAGATTcagctgtatggcaaagtgattcagttatacgtaagtgttagtagctcagtcgtgtccgactcttttcaaccccacagactgtagcccaccaggctcctctgtcggtgggattttccaggcaagactactgaagtctcttgccattttttcctccaagggatcttcccgacccagggatcgaacccgggtctcccgcattgcaggcagattctttaccaactgagctaccggggaagccctcagttatacataaacatgcatctttttatgtttcagattctttccccccATAGTTTATCATAGActcttgagcagagttccctgtgctgcacagaaGGTCCTTGGTTGTCTATCTTGTGTATAGTAGTGTGAACGTCCATCCCGGCTCCCAGTTTATCTCCCCCGGCCAGTGctctccctttggtaaccataagtttgctttggCAGGGGGAGGAACAGACCAGGCCTGACGTGGAAGAAACCATTAGGACCATCAGGAGACTGCCCGGTTTTGAggacttttcttttctctgtaggGATCCCCGATGAGGGTCATGCTGGGTGCATTAGGACCTGCACTCagggttccctttctcccctGCCCTGGCCTCACCAGGTATCAGGGCTGGACAGGCCCTGGGGGAGGCAGACACCACCCGCTCCTGTCCCTCTGGTTTGCACCGGCCTCAGCACTCTGCTCAGCCCACCCCTGGACGGGGCCCATTCTCACTGTTCAGTCTGCAAAGGACGAAGGAGGAAAGGGACCCTTGAGAGACTCACGTCGTTTATTCGGAACCTGTTTGCTGTCGGAGGAGTCAGTTCCCAGCTT
This portion of the Bubalus bubalis isolate 160015118507 breed Murrah chromosome 3, NDDB_SH_1, whole genome shotgun sequence genome encodes:
- the LOC102395016 gene encoding uncharacterized protein LOC102395016, yielding MSRFSNWKAYQVSRSLMPYDDIRAPSERRKKKEALSEEQPQALGQRLLKGEGAQVTGNKARDAGDDKAAEDRASLGKRESRKDARGTDWKLPVPLGPVYPPLVSSLSSVKALGRSWELTPPTANRFRINDVHAAHLPQQGPFQNFMDMKTEKRLAGRKERRSRFGDINTHKCYQFGQVFCPFQALATTEMRRLVFPRDLPLSPHMQRLGVSCPTEAGLQDLPLSSAELGLGKNANNHEKEKPSSHVKTPLFPPIVKATNSNDRR